Proteins encoded in a region of the Campylobacter sp. RM16189 genome:
- a CDS encoding NAD-binding protein: MSFIKKIQKFLNWSSFSKPEINLNTELYEQLRPFRLPLILVVLMMMVGALGYVAIDNFSLIDAIYQAGMTFTTVGFTEVAPISPAGRLFTITFILLGFCVFTFSIGILVEVLKKGSLINILKERRMLYKIARLKNHFVICYHSLYTIELSKQFRDNHIPFVVVDPREDMHEIAEKYKYPYYIMSQPHTQIALLKTHLSSAKGLITLSPNIADNIALIATVRLYEKEIGRKKPYFIMTNSDNDDDTERLKKLGADNVVSPSKLVAQRLSAMSVRPDMENLLEQFLYKKDSPIDIEEISVPDYSWIRFKRLKETNLRNITNADVVGIRDMNNKFIPMPRGDTLIGTGTKLLVIGTAESIRMTKKVVKSKHKPEECKYV; the protein is encoded by the coding sequence ATGTCTTTTATAAAAAAGATCCAAAAATTCCTCAACTGGTCTAGCTTCTCTAAACCGGAAATAAATTTAAATACAGAATTATACGAACAACTTCGCCCATTTCGCCTACCGCTTATCCTAGTCGTTTTAATGATGATGGTCGGTGCTTTGGGCTATGTTGCTATAGATAATTTCAGTCTTATTGATGCTATATATCAGGCCGGAATGACCTTTACTACGGTAGGTTTTACTGAAGTTGCTCCAATTTCACCCGCCGGTCGCCTTTTTACTATCACTTTTATTCTGCTTGGATTTTGCGTTTTTACATTTTCTATCGGTATTCTAGTGGAAGTTTTAAAAAAAGGCTCTTTGATAAATATTTTAAAGGAGAGGCGAATGCTCTATAAGATCGCTAGACTCAAAAATCACTTTGTAATTTGCTATCATAGTCTATATACGATAGAACTTAGTAAGCAGTTTAGAGATAATCATATCCCTTTTGTTGTCGTTGATCCGCGCGAAGATATGCACGAGATAGCCGAAAAATATAAATATCCTTATTATATAATGTCTCAGCCTCATACTCAAATCGCACTTTTAAAAACTCATCTTTCAAGCGCCAAAGGGCTTATTACTCTTAGTCCAAATATCGCTGATAATATCGCTCTCATCGCCACTGTTAGACTGTATGAAAAAGAGATAGGTAGAAAAAAACCATATTTTATAATGACAAATTCTGATAATGATGATGATACAGAGCGCCTTAAAAAATTGGGTGCAGATAATGTCGTAAGCCCTTCCAAACTAGTAGCGCAACGTTTAAGTGCGATGAGTGTGCGCCCGGATATGGAAAATTTATTGGAGCAATTTTTATACAAAAAGGACTCCCCTATAGATATCGAAGAGATCAGTGTGCCTGATTACTCTTGGATAAGATTTAAGCGTCTTAAGGAGACCAATTTAAGAAATATTACAAATGCGGATGTTGTCGGCATAAGGGATATGAATAATAAATTTATTCCTATGCCAAGAGGAGACACCTTGATAGGTACAGGTACGAAGCTGCTTGTCATAGGCACCGCAGAATCTATACGAATGACCAAAAAAGTAGTAAAAAGCAAGCATAAGCCTGAGGAGTGTAAATATGTATGA
- the rpmB gene encoding 50S ribosomal protein L28 encodes MSKICDITGKGPMVGNNVSHAKNRTKRRFLPNLRTIRVMLEDGTTRRIKVAASTLRTMRKQSRS; translated from the coding sequence ATGTCAAAAATATGCGATATCACAGGCAAAGGCCCTATGGTTGGAAACAATGTAAGCCACGCTAAAAATAGAACCAAGAGAAGATTTTTGCCAAATCTTAGAACTATTAGAGTAATGCTCGAAGATGGAACAACGAGAAGAATTAAGGTAGCCGCTTCTACGCTTAGAACCATGAGAAAGCAATCGCGTTCATAA
- a CDS encoding 3'-5' exonuclease — translation MNQKLENLINLLCKQNLSYYEFIAKATQIEELSSIFDVRDLVMWQILGLDIKRNGSNEIELNTRKRNIDDQTFCVVDIETSGGINSGQIIEIGAIKIKDGIELDRFETLVYASNIPENISALTGIRVEDLKGAPSLASVLEKFRLFLAECVFVAHNVKFDYGFISTSFEKFGLGTMLNRKICTIDLARRTIPSLKYGLGALKEVLGIQNTHHRAMNDAIAAAEIFKAAVKNTPSVVRYTEDLIEFSKTANTLKRPTVSAQTVIKFEE, via the coding sequence TTGAACCAAAAGCTAGAAAATCTCATAAATTTACTCTGCAAGCAAAATTTAAGCTACTACGAATTCATAGCAAAAGCAACCCAGATAGAAGAATTAAGCTCGATATTTGACGTAAGAGACCTTGTTATGTGGCAAATTTTAGGGCTTGACATTAAGCGAAACGGCTCAAACGAGATAGAGTTAAACACAAGAAAAAGAAATATAGACGATCAAACTTTTTGCGTCGTAGATATAGAAACGAGCGGCGGTATAAACAGCGGACAGATCATAGAAATCGGCGCGATCAAAATAAAAGACGGAATTGAGCTTGATAGATTTGAAACTCTCGTGTATGCAAGCAATATACCTGAAAACATCTCCGCGCTTACGGGCATACGAGTAGAGGATCTCAAAGGCGCTCCAAGCCTTGCAAGCGTGCTTGAAAAATTTAGACTTTTTTTAGCCGAGTGCGTTTTCGTAGCGCACAACGTGAAATTTGACTACGGATTTATCAGCACCAGCTTTGAGAAATTTGGACTTGGCACCATGCTAAATCGCAAAATTTGCACCATAGATCTAGCCCGAAGAACAATCCCTTCGCTTAAATACGGACTTGGCGCACTAAAAGAGGTTTTAGGCATACAAAACACCCATCATAGAGCGATGAACGACGCTATAGCCGCAGCTGAAATTTTTAAAGCCGCAGTTAAAAATACTCCAAGTGTAGTAAGATACACGGAAGATCTTATAGAGTTTAGCAAAACCGCAAATACGCTCAAAAGACCGACAGTTAGCGCTCAAACCGTGATAAAATTTGAAGAGTGA
- the cysK gene encoding cysteine synthase A, with protein sequence MIYENIIQTIGKTPIVKLNSLKQAGMAEIYAKLEFFNPGGSVKDRIAANMILEMQKDGALKKGDIIVEPTSGNTGIGIAMTASALGYEVVLTMPETMSIERRKILAAYGAKLVLTEGAKGMKGAIEKANELTKQPGYVMLSQFENAYNPQAHVKTTALEIMSDFKQLDAFVAGVGTGGTLSGVAKVLKENGYDMQIIAVEPKDSAVISGNPAGAHKIQGIGAGFIPDTLDTSLIDTIELVSNEEAFEAARALAKSEGILLGISGGAALAVAIRTAKRLGEGKKVLFIAPDNGERYLSTALYEA encoded by the coding sequence AGCAGGCATGGCAGAAATTTACGCTAAGCTTGAGTTTTTTAACCCGGGCGGCTCGGTAAAAGATAGGATCGCTGCAAATATGATTCTTGAGATGCAAAAAGACGGCGCTTTAAAAAAGGGTGATATCATAGTAGAGCCCACAAGCGGAAATACAGGCATCGGCATAGCCATGACGGCAAGCGCGCTTGGATATGAGGTGGTGCTAACTATGCCTGAGACGATGAGTATCGAAAGGCGCAAAATTTTAGCCGCTTATGGAGCCAAACTTGTGCTAACCGAGGGTGCAAAAGGCATGAAAGGCGCGATAGAAAAGGCAAATGAGCTTACAAAACAGCCAGGATACGTGATGCTAAGCCAGTTTGAAAACGCCTATAATCCGCAAGCTCACGTAAAAACTACAGCACTTGAGATAATGAGTGATTTTAAGCAGCTTGACGCTTTTGTAGCCGGTGTCGGTACGGGCGGGACGCTAAGCGGTGTTGCTAAAGTGCTTAAAGAAAATGGCTATGATATGCAGATAATCGCAGTTGAGCCAAAGGATTCCGCCGTGATTTCCGGAAATCCGGCAGGTGCGCATAAAATTCAAGGTATAGGAGCTGGATTTATCCCTGATACACTTGATACTTCTTTAATCGACACAATAGAGCTAGTTAGTAATGAAGAGGCTTTTGAGGCGGCTAGGGCCTTGGCAAAAAGCGAGGGAATTTTGCTTGGGATCTCCGGAGGTGCCGCTCTTGCAGTAGCTATCCGCACGGCAAAAAGGCTGGGCGAGGGCAAAAAAGTGCTGTTTATCGCACCTGATAACGGTGAGAGATACCTAAGCACGGCGTTATACGAGGCTTAA
- a CDS encoding sulfate transporter — protein sequence MKPKIKDNVVIFYPHGFLDGDASKYEIDLATKELIFSKKIECILISLKKVVYFNKIGINSISLTMYEMAKKVDANVAFCDYDETKFKALREMSPQSLNLSFFDSEEIAMLFFGNTEKSTKEKKIILFHENQEQKNQISLKLVGRGYIVYTAKDANEFKNSAKNYNIKIHLTHININEKTIAVQVRDNVVIYKLTGFIDSNFAENFDMSAHNNSLKIGFKFFVFDATKARSANIHGVSFLAKLSISSAEYGATIAICGLSGSNTSEALRNDLEDSGILLYNNIEDFFNDDGSINGGPGMKESMPHNITRNLVQLLPIILETAINTLSSMAKIKVERGEIFVKTFDFDQKALTGCIGFYGDIDAKILLSLDKSIVQKACAILLQDDKEASLNSAFGNFMIIIGNKILSLLESKKIKVDITMPNVFENYIQDGDTVSKGAFIELVSDGTKGALFLSR from the coding sequence ATGAAACCAAAAATTAAAGATAATGTAGTCATATTCTATCCTCACGGCTTTTTAGACGGAGATGCCTCAAAATATGAGATAGACTTGGCAACCAAAGAGTTAATCTTTTCAAAAAAAATAGAATGCATACTAATATCACTTAAAAAAGTTGTCTATTTTAACAAAATAGGCATTAACTCTATCTCGTTGACAATGTATGAAATGGCAAAAAAAGTTGATGCCAATGTGGCATTTTGCGACTATGACGAGACAAAATTTAAAGCGTTAAGAGAGATGTCTCCTCAAAGCCTAAATCTATCATTCTTTGATAGTGAAGAGATAGCCATGCTATTTTTTGGAAATACCGAAAAATCAACCAAAGAAAAAAAGATAATCCTATTTCACGAAAATCAAGAGCAAAAAAATCAAATTTCACTAAAGCTTGTCGGAAGAGGCTACATAGTCTATACAGCAAAAGATGCAAACGAGTTTAAAAACTCGGCTAAAAACTACAATATAAAAATTCATTTAACACATATCAATATAAATGAAAAAACCATAGCCGTACAAGTAAGAGATAATGTCGTTATTTATAAGCTTACAGGCTTTATAGACTCAAATTTTGCCGAAAATTTCGACATGTCGGCTCACAACAACTCTCTTAAAATAGGGTTTAAATTTTTCGTATTCGATGCAACAAAAGCAAGATCGGCCAATATTCACGGTGTAAGCTTTTTAGCCAAACTATCTATATCGAGTGCCGAATACGGTGCCACTATTGCGATTTGCGGACTTAGCGGCTCAAATACATCTGAAGCGCTTAGAAACGACTTGGAAGATTCGGGAATTTTACTATATAATAACATCGAAGATTTTTTCAATGATGACGGAAGTATAAACGGCGGTCCCGGAATGAAAGAGTCGATGCCACATAACATCACTAGAAATTTGGTTCAATTATTGCCTATCATTTTAGAAACAGCTATAAACACCTTATCCTCTATGGCAAAAATTAAAGTAGAGCGCGGTGAAATTTTTGTTAAAACATTTGACTTCGATCAAAAAGCGCTAACAGGATGCATAGGCTTTTACGGCGATATTGACGCTAAAATTTTACTCTCCCTTGATAAAAGTATAGTACAAAAAGCTTGCGCTATACTTTTGCAAGATGACAAAGAGGCATCATTAAACAGTGCTTTTGGTAATTTTATGATAATAATAGGAAATAAAATTCTATCCTTATTAGAGTCAAAAAAGATAAAGGTAGATATTACGATGCCAAATGTTTTTGAAAACTATATTCAAGACGGCGATACCGTTAGCAAAGGCGCTTTTATTGAGCTTGTTAGTGATGGAACAAAGGGCGCTTTATTTTTAAGTAGATAA
- a CDS encoding RNA degradosome polyphosphate kinase: MSDKESIFINRELSWLRFNSRVLAQCEKPIPPLEKLKFIAIYMTNLDEFYMIRIAGLKQLFAAGIVASGSDEMTPLEQLREIRKYIKDELNLVEKHYKDALKELGEQNLFIKNYSEISEPLRKKCDDYFFSNILPVIVPIAVDATHPFPHLNNLSFSLAVKLSDSEHPEVLKYGMIRISRVLPRFYQAQDNVYVPIETIVHEHAEEIFPGYRLISSAAFRVTRNADIIIEEEEADDFMMILEQGLKLRRKGAFVRMQIQKDADNDIVEFLNTHMKIFYKDIYEYTVPLTLNSLWQIVSNKEFSHLALPPYTPRTLLPFSEHMPIFDAIDKEDVLVLHPYESFDPVVKFIKEASKDPKVISIRMTLYRVDKNSPIIQSLIDAASDGKQVTVMVELKARFDEENNLHWAKALEDAGAHVIYGIAGFKVHAKVSQVIRQVGDKLKFYMHFGTGNYNGGSAKIYTDVSYFTSKSEFAHDSTTFFHILSGFSKNRRLNTLSMSPMQIKERVLEMIKNETKKGKEGQIIAKMNALVDSDIINALSEASAAGVSIDLIVRGICCIRPGIKGVSENIRVRSIIGKYLEHARILYFKHATPQLYISSADWMPRNLERRLELMTPIYEQNLQDRLLEFLRIQLSDNELAFELHKDGEYYKTKVKEGENIINSQEIFEEYVSKIYKTTKKDNDNAKREHIASKLLKES; the protein is encoded by the coding sequence ATGAGTGATAAGGAAAGTATTTTTATCAATAGAGAGCTTAGCTGGCTACGTTTTAACTCTCGTGTTTTAGCTCAGTGCGAAAAGCCGATCCCGCCGCTTGAAAAGCTTAAATTTATAGCCATTTATATGACAAATTTAGATGAGTTTTATATGATAAGGATAGCTGGTCTTAAGCAGCTTTTTGCCGCAGGTATAGTTGCCAGTGGAAGTGATGAGATGACTCCATTAGAGCAGTTAAGGGAGATTAGAAAATATATAAAAGACGAGCTTAATCTGGTAGAAAAACACTATAAAGATGCTTTAAAGGAGCTTGGAGAGCAAAATTTATTTATAAAAAACTATAGTGAAATTTCAGAACCACTTAGAAAAAAATGCGATGACTATTTCTTCTCAAATATTCTTCCCGTAATAGTTCCAATCGCAGTAGATGCGACCCATCCGTTCCCTCACTTAAATAATCTTAGCTTTTCGCTGGCTGTTAAGCTTTCAGACAGCGAACATCCTGAGGTTTTAAAATACGGAATGATAAGAATTTCTAGAGTGTTGCCAAGATTTTATCAAGCGCAGGACAATGTCTATGTGCCTATTGAAACTATAGTCCACGAGCATGCCGAAGAAATTTTCCCGGGGTATAGACTCATTAGCTCTGCGGCGTTTAGAGTAACTAGAAATGCCGATATAATCATAGAGGAAGAAGAGGCTGATGACTTTATGATGATATTGGAGCAGGGGCTTAAACTTCGCAGAAAAGGCGCCTTTGTTCGTATGCAGATTCAAAAAGATGCTGATAACGATATAGTCGAGTTTCTAAACACTCACATGAAGATTTTTTACAAAGATATCTATGAGTACACGGTTCCACTCACGTTAAATTCGCTCTGGCAGATCGTAAGTAATAAGGAATTTTCTCATCTTGCACTTCCGCCATATACGCCTAGAACCCTATTGCCGTTTAGCGAACATATGCCTATTTTTGATGCGATAGATAAGGAAGATGTGCTTGTTTTGCACCCTTACGAGAGCTTTGATCCTGTTGTCAAATTTATAAAAGAGGCGAGCAAAGACCCTAAGGTAATTTCGATACGAATGACTCTTTACAGAGTGGATAAAAACTCACCTATAATTCAGTCTTTAATAGATGCCGCAAGTGACGGCAAGCAAGTAACTGTGATGGTAGAGCTTAAGGCTAGATTTGATGAAGAAAATAACCTTCACTGGGCTAAGGCTCTTGAGGATGCCGGCGCTCACGTGATATACGGAATCGCAGGCTTTAAGGTTCATGCCAAAGTTAGCCAAGTAATCCGTCAAGTAGGAGACAAGCTTAAGTTTTATATGCACTTTGGCACAGGTAATTATAATGGCGGTTCGGCTAAAATTTATACCGATGTGAGCTATTTTACTAGCAAAAGCGAGTTTGCTCACGATAGTACCACATTTTTTCATATCCTGTCGGGATTTTCTAAAAATCGCAGACTAAATACCCTCTCGATGTCTCCGATGCAAATTAAAGAGCGAGTCTTGGAGATGATAAAAAATGAGACCAAAAAGGGCAAAGAGGGCCAGATAATAGCCAAGATGAATGCGCTTGTAGATAGCGATATCATAAATGCTTTAAGCGAGGCTAGCGCTGCAGGGGTTAGTATAGATCTTATCGTCAGAGGAATTTGCTGCATAAGACCGGGCATAAAGGGTGTTAGCGAAAATATCCGCGTGCGCTCAATCATTGGCAAATACTTAGAGCATGCTAGAATTTTATACTTTAAGCACGCTACACCGCAGCTTTATATCTCTAGTGCGGACTGGATGCCTAGAAATTTAGAGCGTAGATTAGAGCTTATGACACCTATTTACGAGCAAAATTTACAAGATAGATTGCTAGAGTTTTTACGAATCCAACTAAGCGATAACGAGCTTGCTTTCGAGCTTCATAAAGACGGAGAGTATTATAAAACAAAGGTAAAAGAGGGCGAAAATATCATAAATTCTCAAGAGATCTTTGAGGAGTATGTAAGTAAAATTTATAAAACCACTAAAAAAGACAATGACAATGCAAAAAGAGAGCATATAGCTTCAAAACTGCTCAAAGAGAGCTAA
- the argJ gene encoding bifunctional glutamate N-acetyltransferase/amino-acid acetyltransferase ArgJ produces the protein MYEIKRLENGLENIDGFYFGGANSGFKKEGNDLGFIRSSEPVDISAVFTSNKFQAAPIRHFLKKGQNFRTNFILLNSKNANAMTGEAGINDIDEIFKNLSKNINLVNPVMSSTGVIGYRLKKEKIISSFDKFDFDSRDSNGVVGAIMTTDSFKKEIAVSVKFDDKKEFKIAAICKGAGMINPSLATMLCFILTDANISKPDMDELLKEACESSFNAVSVDGDTSTNDTVMLLTSRKSRVYDKEAFKEALKLITKELALMLVKDGEGATKVVEFNISGALNLKEAEHAAKALSNSLLVKTAIFGEDPNWGRIASTIGASGVECDEDRLEIYYDDVLVYDKFHKELDEKREAAAHQVMKKQSYTISCNLNVGDAQFSAYGCDLGHKYVSINADYRS, from the coding sequence ATGTATGAGATAAAGCGTCTTGAAAATGGACTTGAGAATATAGATGGATTTTATTTTGGCGGGGCAAATTCGGGCTTTAAAAAAGAGGGTAATGATCTTGGATTTATAAGATCAAGTGAGCCTGTTGATATAAGTGCCGTTTTTACAAGCAATAAATTTCAAGCCGCCCCAATCAGGCATTTTTTAAAAAAGGGGCAGAATTTTAGAACAAATTTCATCTTGCTAAACTCTAAAAACGCAAATGCAATGACAGGAGAAGCGGGCATAAACGATATAGATGAAATTTTTAAAAATTTGAGTAAAAATATAAATTTAGTAAATCCCGTTATGAGCTCTACGGGAGTCATAGGATATCGCCTTAAAAAAGAAAAAATTATATCCTCGTTTGATAAATTCGATTTTGATTCAAGAGATTCCAATGGAGTTGTCGGTGCCATAATGACGACAGACAGCTTTAAAAAAGAGATAGCCGTAAGCGTGAAATTTGATGATAAAAAAGAGTTTAAAATCGCCGCTATCTGTAAGGGTGCAGGTATGATAAATCCGTCTCTTGCTACTATGCTATGTTTTATTTTAACGGATGCCAATATCTCAAAACCCGATATGGATGAGCTGTTAAAAGAGGCTTGCGAGAGTAGTTTTAATGCCGTAAGCGTAGATGGCGATACATCCACTAATGATACCGTTATGCTTTTAACCTCAAGAAAGAGCAGGGTCTATGATAAAGAGGCTTTTAAAGAGGCTTTAAAACTAATTACTAAAGAGCTGGCTTTAATGCTTGTTAAAGATGGAGAAGGAGCTACTAAGGTGGTCGAATTTAATATAAGCGGTGCACTTAATTTAAAAGAGGCGGAGCATGCCGCAAAGGCTCTTTCAAATTCACTTTTGGTTAAAACCGCTATTTTTGGTGAGGATCCAAACTGGGGTAGAATCGCATCCACCATAGGCGCAAGCGGAGTAGAGTGCGATGAAGATAGGCTTGAAATTTATTACGATGATGTCTTGGTTTATGATAAATTTCATAAAGAGCTTGATGAAAAAAGAGAAGCCGCAGCTCATCAGGTAATGAAAAAACAAAGCTATACGATAAGTTGCAATCTAAATGTCGGAGATGCACAATTTAGTGCTTACGGTTGCGATCTGGGTCATAAATACGTAAGTATTAACGCAGACTATCGCTCTTAA
- the epsC gene encoding serine O-acetyltransferase EpsC has product MIEEIKELVSTVGEKDPAANGCCFWAVLINTPGIHAVVFHRFSHFLYVKKFFFIARFISQISRFITGIEIHPGAKIGSRLFIDHGMGVVIGETAEIGDDVTMYHQVTLGGTGKEVGKRHPTIKNGVVIAAGAKVLGAITIGENSKIGANSVVLKDVPDNATVVGIPARVVRLNGEKIES; this is encoded by the coding sequence ATAATTGAAGAGATAAAAGAGCTCGTTTCCACTGTCGGAGAGAAAGATCCCGCCGCAAACGGATGCTGCTTTTGGGCGGTGCTTATAAATACCCCGGGCATTCATGCGGTGGTTTTTCATAGATTTTCGCATTTTTTATACGTGAAGAAATTCTTTTTTATTGCTCGATTTATCTCTCAAATTTCAAGATTTATAACGGGCATTGAGATACATCCGGGCGCAAAGATCGGCTCAAGGCTCTTTATCGATCACGGAATGGGGGTAGTTATCGGAGAAACCGCCGAGATCGGAGATGATGTTACGATGTATCATCAAGTAACTCTTGGCGGAACAGGTAAAGAAGTAGGCAAGCGTCATCCGACTATTAAAAACGGTGTTGTCATAGCAGCAGGCGCAAAGGTGCTTGGAGCTATAACAATAGGCGAAAATTCAAAAATAGGTGCAAATTCCGTCGTGCTTAAAGATGTGCCCGATAATGCAACGGTGGTCGGTATACCGGCTAGAGTAGTTAGGTTAAACGGCGAGAAAATCGAGAGCTAA
- the rpe gene encoding ribulose-phosphate 3-epimerase — protein sequence MYVAPSILSADFGNLRAEIEAICEAGCDLVHVDVMDGHFVPNLTIGPLVVSAVAKASTKPLDIHLMVQNNTFFADLFLPLKPKFLSFHIEEEKHPLRLIDHIRKNGVSPAITLNPHTPIETLEYIINEIDMVLLMSVNPGFGGQKFIPSVLEKARKLREMIECKNAKCLIEVDGGVTGLNVAELDEAGVDIVVAGNYIFSSNSYAEAIRALKLEF from the coding sequence ATGTACGTTGCTCCGAGTATTTTATCGGCTGATTTTGGAAATTTAAGAGCGGAGATAGAAGCGATCTGCGAAGCGGGTTGCGATCTTGTGCACGTTGATGTGATGGATGGGCATTTTGTGCCGAATTTAACCATCGGACCGCTTGTGGTAAGTGCAGTTGCAAAGGCTTCCACAAAGCCTCTTGATATACACCTGATGGTGCAAAACAACACATTTTTTGCCGATCTTTTCTTGCCACTTAAGCCTAAATTTTTAAGCTTTCATATAGAGGAAGAAAAGCACCCGCTAAGGCTCATAGATCATATCAGAAAAAACGGCGTAAGCCCTGCTATCACGCTAAATCCGCACACGCCTATTGAAACTCTTGAATACATCATAAACGAGATTGATATGGTGCTTTTAATGAGTGTAAATCCCGGCTTTGGCGGACAGAAATTTATCCCTTCAGTGCTTGAAAAAGCTCGCAAGCTACGCGAAATGATAGAGTGCAAAAATGCAAAATGCCTCATAGAAGTTGACGGAGGAGTAACGGGACTAAACGTAGCCGAACTCGATGAAGCTGGCGTTGATATAGTCGTTGCGGGCAATTATATATTTTCATCAAACTCTTACGCGGAGGCGATAAGAGCGCTAAAGCTTGAGTTTTGA
- a CDS encoding HDOD domain-containing protein — protein sequence MIKQESIDELIAQIPAIPAILKSCENTLASGDLAKAAAIAKNDLALVEYMRSIINKPIFGFKKEIKDISQIFSALGADRTTDILYSYYVLLTTPKKWKIFNLDTQKFANLQANFMIDWGKILKEIKVDNKDIFKSITIIPSSISVCEKIFSENAENLKHVLRTSGLSYNTILKREIGFDIFEICCKIAEKWQLSNIVVDIFQNLSKQEEQTTITKYIHLLISYELSKPEFANSGFGEMFEFNCNASPKEFETFIKAIGYETKN from the coding sequence ATGATAAAACAAGAAAGTATAGATGAGTTAATCGCTCAAATACCTGCGATTCCGGCTATTTTAAAATCATGTGAAAATACTCTTGCTTCCGGAGATTTAGCCAAAGCAGCTGCTATTGCCAAAAACGATTTGGCATTAGTAGAATATATGCGCTCTATCATCAACAAGCCGATTTTTGGATTCAAAAAAGAGATCAAAGATATATCTCAAATCTTTTCCGCTCTTGGCGCAGATAGAACTACCGATATTTTATACTCTTATTACGTATTACTAACAACACCTAAAAAATGGAAAATTTTCAATCTAGACACACAAAAATTTGCAAATTTGCAAGCCAATTTTATGATCGATTGGGGAAAGATATTAAAAGAAATAAAGGTAGATAATAAGGATATTTTTAAATCCATAACAATAATACCATCAAGCATATCCGTATGTGAAAAAATATTCTCGGAAAACGCAGAAAATTTAAAACACGTATTAAGAACTAGCGGACTTAGCTACAATACGATTTTAAAGAGAGAAATAGGTTTTGATATATTTGAAATATGTTGCAAGATAGCTGAAAAATGGCAGCTAAGCAACATTGTAGTAGATATTTTTCAAAATTTATCCAAACAAGAGGAGCAAACAACAATAACCAAATATATACATTTGCTAATATCATACGAGCTATCAAAGCCGGAATTTGCAAATTCCGGCTTTGGAGAGATGTTTGAGTTTAATTGTAACGCCTCACCTAAAGAGTTTGAGACTTTTATAAAAGCGATAGGGTATGAAACCAAAAATTAA
- a CDS encoding YdcH family protein, whose protein sequence is MLHEYRDIITELKVSNARFASIFDKHNDLDQKIIDAEEGRSHLDHIRIEEMKREKLRLKDEAYAMILEYKKEKGL, encoded by the coding sequence ATGTTACACGAATACAGGGATATAATCACTGAGCTAAAAGTCTCAAATGCGAGATTTGCTTCGATTTTTGATAAGCATAATGATTTGGATCAAAAAATCATAGATGCCGAAGAGGGCAGAAGTCACTTGGATCACATTCGCATTGAAGAGATGAAACGCGAAAAACTAAGACTAAAAGATGAAGCCTATGCTATGATTTTGGAGTATAAAAAAGAAAAAGGACTCTAA